The genomic region tttcagattcCTTTACATGGCCAGAAAGGCCTTCTCAACTTGTCCCTGCTAATATCTTCAGTCCCGCTTTTGGCCACTCAATTCTTTCCACTCTCCTTTCCTGCCATATTGAAGTACTTGTAGTGCCTAGTGAAACCATGGTCTCTCTCATCCTCTGAGTTTTGCACCCTCAAGGCCACTTCTTCTCTGAAGATACTTTCTACCCCTCTCCTTTAGGCTTCAGCTTTAGAATATCATTTCTTTTGGAAAGATTTCCTACCCTCAAGGCTGGGTTATTTCAACACTGCATGATACTGATTTGTATCCTAGCACCCATCATGGTATATTTTGTTAGCCTAATCTATTATAATTTAGAATAAGActgtcttagtcagcttgggctaccataacaaaatatcatgactgggtggcttaaaccacagaaatttattttgcacagttctgcaggctggaagtctgagatcagggtgccagtgtGGTTGAGTTCTGGTGGGAActgtcttcctggcttgcagttggctgccttctctgtgcagtcacatggcctttccttgggTCCTGTgcatggagagacagagagagacatgacTTTCTCTAATAAGGCCACCAGTCTTATTGGATTAGGATCCCAccttatgaccttatttaaccttaGGAATTTTAACCTTAAACCTTAGGAAGTTCAACCTTTAACCTCCCAAAAGCCTAtctccaaatagagtcacattGGAGTTGAACATACGAACTTTGGCGGTGGGCATAATTCCGTTCATAGCAAAGATCCTACTTTAAATTGTGTTAGTTAAAATGTCAGACATCCACTGAATAGGGACTAATATATTTCCAGAAAAGGCATATGAGGatgaaatgggaaagaaagatgaAGCTGAGTTATCAGGAACCCTGGGGGGGGTGGTTGGTGGGGAAGAGGAGATTCTGGGCATATGTGCCCACTGGGATGCCAGAGTCTCATGGGACTCTCTGAGGATAAGGCTCAGGATGTGATGGCTTTAGCCATCTTTGGCATGTTTCAGACAATGTTTGATACTGGGAGTACCTGTCTAGATCAATAATAGTCCAGGATGCCATcagttaaaaaaaggaacaaatgaacaaGACCAGCGCTGAAGATCTGTAAGGAAGCGTAAGATCCAACTGTCAGAGGGTGGAACCAGATGGAGATCAGGACTGTGACCAACTTTATACTGAGGTGTTTGGCAGAGAAACAGGGAACCTGGGTCTTTTGTACCAAATACTTTGTTCCAAAGGTACTTGGTGTGGTAATGGGAAATAGGAAAAGCACAGCTAGGAAGGGCCCAGGGAGTGCTGTGTGTCATGGGTTCTGAGGACACTCCTGGGAATTTGGCAGTGTGGGAATCTCAGGCAGCTCCAGAGGAGTGTAGCAGCTGTAACTGAATCCTGGGTCCCAGGACTGGAAACCTTAGTTAACTCCTCATGATTATTCCTATAGTCCCAAGAGCCTTCTCACAGCCATGGCTGACTGGAGTTTCCAGAATAACCTCAACTACAAAGAAAAAGCCATTTCATAATAACTGGCAATTTTTATTATCAGAATGTCAAGAGCCTCCAGGGGAGAGAGCCGTGTAATGTCTCAAGCTTTGCACCCAGGCGTATAGCAATCACGGAAGTGCCTTCTCCGCAGGAGAAACCTTTCTTCCCTACTAGGAGGGAAGAGTTTTGATATCAAAACTTAGATGACCAAGGCAAATAGTTCTCCAGATTCCCACTGCCTCAGGCCTTCCACAGTCAAGGCTGGCGTCAGGTTTCCTAATATCTGAATTGTCTAACCTTTACATACCATAGGAGGATTGCCAGGATGTCTTAACAGAGCCCTCTCTCCTAGCAAAAGGAATCAGGTATTTATCTGCAGATGTGTAGGGCACTGAAGTAATTCTGCCTTCTAACTACCAAAGCCCAAGCAGTGGAAAAGATATGGGTGATTTCAAGATTGTTCCAAAATCACTTCATGGTTTAAATGGTTCCTCCTCACTTCATGGTTTCTGCCATTCTGATTTCCTCTTCAGCCCTCACACCCCAGGTGCCTATAAATTGTGACCAGCTTATGTTATTCTGCAGGATGCAGGAAGGCACAGAGGTTAGGAGTCCAGGGTTACTGACATTGGGGCTTCAGCTTCTTAAGCTTGAGCTCAACTTTCTTGCATGGAGAATGACTTTAATAAGAGTCTGTCTTCTTAAAGGGTCTTTAATGAAACAATGCATGTAAATGGTCACATAGTAAGCATCCAATAAATGTGAGATGTTATCACATTTACGTTTCCCGTTCTGGAGTGTACACTCCACGAGGACAAGAGAGGCTCTTAATTATCTCCAGGTCTTCATACAGTCTGTAGCACACGACAAGTGGCCAGTGTGAGTTCCGTGAGTAAGGAAGTAGACTATTGCACTTATCTGGACCACATCAGGCCACACCTGTCCCTTAGCTCCCTACGAAAAGGCGGAGATTCAGGGGCCTCTCATCAACAGTAATAGgccttataaaatatataataagttgTGAAAATGCAACCTAGAATTTTAGTACAACATAATATTTCTTCACATATACTACTAACACAGCACTACTGTTTGCAGTGATCTCAAACATTTTTAATCTGAGCAATAATATAATTGTTCTAACTTGTAGGTGCCCAGGAGCCACCTGACATACTTCTTGCAATGTAGACTCTTGGGTCCCGTTACTGAGATTTTGAGTCTTGGGTCTAAATGGGGAGCCcaggaatatgtatttttttaaagatttatttgtttatttattagggGGGaatgcaagtagggggaggggcagaaggagaaggagaatctcaaacagactccaccctgagcgtAGAGACTGActtgggctccatctcataaccctgagatcacgacctgagctgaaatcaagagttagatgcttaaccaacggtaccacccaggtgccccaggaatttgtatttttaaaaagctcttcagGTAGGGGCACCTACATGGcgcagtcatttaagcgtctgacgcttggttttggctcaggttgtgatctcagggatgtgaggtCGGGCCCCTGGTCAGTtccacgctcagtgcggagtctgcttgagtttctctctcatctccctctgcccttccccaccatgctctgtctctttctatctctctctctaaaataagtaaatcttaaaaaaaaaaaaaaaaagcttctggggcgcctgggtggctcagtcagttaagcatctgccttcagttcagatcatgatcccgatcccggggtcctgggatcgagccctgcattgggctccctactcagtggtgagtctgcttctccttctccttctgcctggcactcccgctgcttgtgctcgccctgtctttctctgtcaagtggatgaataaaatcttctaaaaaaaaaaaaaggtctcccAGTATTTCCAATGTATGAGGGTCTTGGACTaaactttgagaaatactgcttGGTTCATTAACTGACAAGTTGAGTTGTGCTTGGGAAAAGCCACCTCCTGTGTATCAGTTGGGCCACCAAAAGTATTGTGGGAACAAGGGGTTGGCCACAGCAGTTGGAGCTGACACAGCGTGGGAGGAGCTGAGGAAgtgaaagtgggggaggggtcgGAGAACCAGAGAGACAGTCACGGAACATGATGGAGACAGGTGAGCAGGTCACAGCTTGCAGGACATCACACAGCCTGTGCGTGTTGGCTGCCGAAGTGAACCTGCAAAGGAGGCCGGTAGAGAAATCAGGGGGAGCTGTTACCTCTGGAGGTTGGCTAGGGGCTACTCTTGTTTGGGGGGGAGCAGTGTGAGAAAGAGGAGCCAGAAACTGGGAGGTTGCCAGTCACCTCTGCCTGCATCTGTCTGTCACCACGTCTGTCCACTATGTCCTGAGAatgacttcttcctttctcctgcaaGTTCCTCCTTTGAACAGCTCTCAGCCAGATCCATACAGGGAGGAAGTTACTTGGGGACATAGTTGCTGGCTTTGGTAAAATGGACATAGCACACTCTGACATATCTCGATGCCCTAAAAATCACTGCTGTCGTGTCCTCTCCATCCTGCTGCTTCAGGCCTCGGAGTGCCAGACTGACCTTCACTCTTCCTCTTGAGTTTCTGTGTATTTCAGGAGCAGCCTGCAGGGAATTGAGAAGTTGCAAACCTTTATTAGAAGTTGCAactcttgctctcttcctgcAGATCCGGTCCTGAGTACGAGCAATGGCGCCCTTCAGGGTTAAGACCCAGCCCGGACCCCACAGCCCAGGAGCCAGCAAGAAGTGTTCCCTTTCCAGGAGTTGGCTCCTTATACACACTCAGCAGTCCTGGTGTAAGTTTAAGCACTTTCTGAAGCCATCAGTGCTTCACGTAGAGGCACGTCTGCTGGAAAAGATTTTCGGTCCAAGCAGAGTCCTCCTCCCGGGATTCGAGCGGGAGTTCAAAGTCCTGCTCCAAATGAGACAGCGCAACTCCGAGGGCAAGGTTGAAATCTTCATCATGGGGAGACGCCGGTACCGCAAGCGTGCCAAAAGGCTGATTCGCTTTTTGGCCGTGAAGCCGCGAAGGAAGCCGTGCGAAGGCACAATGATGCTCAGCCTGGAAACCATGAAGTCTCTTGAAAAAGAGAATGTTCATTCCAGTGCTTTCCTCTCCACCAAAGTGATGAGCAGCCTGGATGAAGCCATGCAGTCACTGGAAATAAGTCAGGAGACTGTCCAGGAACCTGTTACCAAAACAGTGTGATTTTTGTGATTAGAATCTTAGTGCAAGGGGTTCAGTCTGGGTCAGGAGCCTTACCCTTAGAGCCCATTCTGTACTCTGCCTTTGTTCCTGTGGCTAAGGGGAAATAAGTATTGTTAGTGGTCTATACACCTTTTTCCTTGCTAAACAAATAGACAGTTGTTTAAAGATTCAAAAGTgagttataataaaaaataaactttaaaaaacatatatagataGAGATTAGTATTGTCAAGAAAGGCAGTCTTGCTTTGCATGCTCCAAGAAGGGAAAGAGCTAAGAATTAACAAATGGTTGGTTCtgctttttcagtgttttgtaCTAGGTGGGTATAGCTAGGACCTTTAATGTTCCAGGGAGCTTTTGTAGATAAGGAAGAACTTTActgtttattctttcattaatgctaattttgaaaaaaaatgttacattgaTATTAAACAAGCTTTataaaccccccaaaaaaaaaaaaaaaagttgcaactCTTTGCATACCTGAGCGTATTTGGTATACACAGTGAGCTATGTCACAGTGAACTGCATCCTATAGCCCACCTGCCagagataaataattaaaaggtGGAAGATGTAACATGAGTGAAAGATATTTAGAATAATGTCATTAGGAAAATTAGCATTTTGGTGTTCCACCAAACATATAGGCAGACAGAGAAATGTGCCAAGGAAGGTATTCCTCAAAAATGGCTTTTCCAGAGCTGGTAGAATATTGTTTGCCAAGCAGAGGTGAGGATGCCTGTAGTAGGCTGAACTatggcccccaaagatatcaGGTTCCTACCTGGAACCTGGAAGTGTTATATTATGGTTACAGTTGGATTgtgttataaaatatgtaatttttttatatttgtaaaatacattacaaatggaaaaagggtctttgctgatgttaaggactttgagatggggagattatcctggattactgGATGGGTCCTAGATGCCATCATAAGTCCTGgtaagggagaggcagggagagattTGACCTAGAGACAGAAGGGGAGGAGGCAGTGTGACctagaggcagagattggagtgatgcagccaTAAATCAAAGAATGCCAACAGCCATCATTAGCTGCAAAGTCGAGGGACAGATTCTCTAGAGGCTCCAGAGGTCctacaccttgatttcagcccagtgataCTGTGGACTTTTGGCCTCCAGTCCAGTGAGAGAGTACATTTCTGTATTTCAGCCACAGGAGCCTGATTCAGTATTCCATTTCTACCATCAGtttcctctccacctccccttTGGAGTGGACCTGCCTACTTGCTGTGGCCAGTCGTGGGGCTGGTTGGTGGCAGGGGGAGGTCAAGCCTCCCTGAGCCCGTATCAAGGCAACGTTGGTTTTCTGGCACTTCACACTCCAAGGTGGAACCGTGAAGTTATTTCTTTTGTAGAAGCAAGTGTTATTGGTAGGATTCCCCACTATActggaaaaaaaacccttttgtTCCATATTTAGCCAAGGTCCTCAGTACTCCAGTCCTCGGCTCGCAGGCCTTTCTGCCCTCTGATGTTTTGGGAGCGGTTTCTTGTCTCCCTTTGCTCTGACAGCTTAGATCGCTCTCAGAGGTTCTTTTTACTGTCCGGTATCTCCTTTGGAAGGCCATGGTTTTCTCTTATGCTTTTAGGGAAGAACCACAACAGTCCCTTCATTCCTAAGGCAGCTGGCAGAGAATGAGGTGAGGTCCCATCCTGCTTGATGGTATTACTGCCGCTAGCCTCTGGGACCTTGGATTAGTTTGGTAGGGCTGCCATAATGaagtgccacagactgggtggtctcaccaaaggacatttattttcttacaggtCTGGAGGGTAGAAGTCTGAgttcaaggtgttggcagggttggtttcttctgaagtcTTTTCTGTGTCTTGTAGGTGGGCATCTTCACGTGGTCTTCCCTCTGTATCCGCCTGTGTCCTACTTTCCTTTTCACCAGTCAcaattggattagggcccacatAATGACTTCATCGTAACTCCGTTATCTCATCTAAAGAGGTACCTATCTTCAGATAGGGTCACATTCTGGGGTagtgggggttaggacttcaacatatgaatttgggggcagggagtgcagttcagtccataacagagcTCAGCCTCCTGGACTGAGGTAATTCTTGTGAAGGGCTTAGTATAATGTTGGGCACATGGCAAGCACTATATGAACAATGAGTTATTCAATTACAgtacagttgtttttgttttctcatgcAGCTACAAAAACCACCATATTTATCTGCACAAAAGTGTGTCTGTTATACATGTATGagtataaatacacatttttgtggCACCTTCCTGGGTAAAATGTTAGTGATTTCACTCAAGTGATATTTCTGggtagtttgttttctgtttctcagaatccTTGGGATATCTAAAATATAAGGAAAGCCC from Zalophus californianus isolate mZalCal1 chromosome 11, mZalCal1.pri.v2, whole genome shotgun sequence harbors:
- the LOC113914968 gene encoding developmental pluripotency-associated 5 protein-like; its protein translation is MAPFRVKTQPGPHSPGASKKCSLSRSWLLIHTQQSWCKFKHFLKPSVLHVEARLLEKIFGPSRVLLPGFEREFKVLLQMRQRNSEGKVEIFIMGRRRYRKRAKRLIRFLAVKPRRKPCEGTMMLSLETMKSLEKENVHSSAFLSTKVMSSLDEAMQSLEISQETVQEPVTKTV